One window from the genome of Streptomyces sp. NBC_00708 encodes:
- a CDS encoding cellulose binding domain-containing protein has translation MAPSHRPPHPAGRGLRPLARGAAVLAASLALLSSLVGVAPAAPQSADDADVDVRVNAQAALGTLTSEARGVNTAIWDAHMNDPDVAGLMKSADVGVMRYPGGSYADIYHWETHTAPGGYVAPGTGFDAFMGTVRATGAQPVLIANYGSGTPEEAAGWVRYANITKKYGAKYWEIGNEIYGNGHYGSGWEHDDHEDKSPQEYARQVRAYAAAMKAVDPTVRIGAVLTTPGEWPDGVVGTGDSGDWNQTVLPAVADVVDFVSVHWYAGGADTTAEDAMTRLAKLPGELREVRRQIDRAGGADSPDIEIALTEINTNTGGARLTARPNGLFAADAFMTALENGVFTVDWWNTHNGAGQITTVDGETDYGDMGMLSSGACTDDVCEPAPNTPFHPYYGMKMTAELGTAGDTMVAAESSAQDVSAHAVLRRDGRLSVMLVNKDPDTARTVDLDYAGFTPSTTAPEVSRYARGDSDITDVTDGEASASRVTVPPYALLTVTLEPKAGTGPGASAAGAPGTPRLEAVTDTTARLSWKGATGATRYLVQERDGTHTRLVGETTGTTVTLRNLPPGSSHTVNVLAADSSGRASGPSAPLTFSTGTPSDAACAVTYHRDTSWGNGFVATVTVRNLSGTPVTGWTVDWDWATAGQSVSSGWNASFDQTGSHVRVTAPEGAGPLAADGGSTASFGFVGANDGPNPDPAAFRLNGAVCSGG, from the coding sequence ATGGCGCCATCGCACCGACCCCCGCATCCGGCCGGGAGAGGGTTACGCCCGCTCGCACGGGGCGCCGCCGTCCTGGCCGCCTCCCTGGCCCTGCTGTCCTCGCTGGTGGGCGTTGCCCCCGCCGCACCGCAGAGCGCGGACGACGCGGACGTGGACGTCCGGGTGAACGCACAAGCGGCCCTGGGCACGCTGACCAGCGAGGCCCGTGGAGTCAACACCGCCATATGGGACGCGCACATGAACGACCCCGACGTGGCCGGCCTGATGAAGTCGGCCGACGTCGGCGTGATGCGGTACCCGGGAGGTTCGTACGCGGACATCTACCACTGGGAGACGCACACGGCACCCGGCGGATACGTCGCCCCGGGCACCGGCTTCGACGCCTTCATGGGCACCGTCCGGGCCACCGGGGCGCAGCCCGTCCTCATCGCGAACTACGGCTCCGGCACACCCGAGGAAGCAGCCGGCTGGGTCAGGTACGCGAACATCACCAAGAAGTACGGCGCGAAGTACTGGGAGATCGGCAACGAGATCTACGGCAACGGCCATTACGGCAGCGGCTGGGAACACGACGACCACGAGGACAAGAGCCCGCAGGAGTACGCGCGCCAGGTGCGCGCGTACGCGGCGGCCATGAAGGCCGTCGATCCGACGGTCAGGATCGGTGCGGTGCTCACCACCCCGGGCGAGTGGCCGGACGGTGTCGTCGGCACCGGAGACTCCGGCGACTGGAACCAGACCGTGCTCCCCGCCGTGGCCGACGTCGTCGACTTCGTCAGCGTCCACTGGTACGCGGGCGGAGCGGACACGACCGCCGAGGACGCCATGACGCGGCTGGCCAAGCTGCCCGGCGAACTCCGGGAGGTGCGCCGGCAGATCGACCGGGCGGGGGGCGCGGACTCACCGGACATCGAGATCGCGCTCACCGAGATCAACACCAACACCGGAGGCGCCCGGCTCACCGCCCGCCCCAACGGCCTGTTCGCCGCCGACGCGTTCATGACGGCCCTGGAGAACGGCGTGTTCACCGTCGACTGGTGGAACACCCACAACGGCGCCGGACAGATCACCACCGTCGACGGGGAGACCGACTACGGCGACATGGGGATGCTCTCCAGTGGCGCCTGCACCGATGACGTCTGCGAGCCGGCACCGAACACCCCGTTCCATCCCTACTACGGCATGAAGATGACCGCCGAACTGGGCACCGCGGGCGACACCATGGTCGCCGCCGAGTCCTCCGCCCAGGACGTCTCGGCACATGCCGTGCTCCGCCGCGACGGACGGCTGAGCGTCATGCTCGTCAACAAGGACCCGGACACCGCACGGACCGTGGACCTCGACTACGCGGGCTTCACCCCCTCCACCACCGCGCCGGAGGTCAGCCGCTACGCGCGGGGCGACAGCGACATCACCGACGTCACCGACGGGGAGGCGTCCGCGTCCCGGGTCACCGTGCCCCCGTACGCACTGCTCACCGTGACCCTCGAACCGAAGGCCGGGACCGGGCCGGGCGCCTCGGCGGCCGGTGCACCGGGGACGCCGCGGCTGGAGGCGGTGACCGACACCACCGCACGCCTGTCCTGGAAGGGCGCGACGGGCGCGACCCGCTACCTGGTCCAGGAGCGCGACGGCACGCACACCCGGCTGGTCGGCGAGACCACGGGCACTACCGTCACTCTGCGGAACCTGCCACCGGGCAGCAGCCACACGGTCAACGTGCTGGCGGCGGACTCCTCGGGGCGGGCCTCCGGCCCGTCAGCACCCCTGACGTTCAGCACCGGCACCCCGTCGGACGCGGCCTGCGCGGTGACGTACCACCGCGACACCAGCTGGGGCAACGGCTTCGTGGCCACGGTGACCGTCCGGAATCTCTCGGGGACGCCGGTCACCGGCTGGACGGTGGACTGGGACTGGGCGACCGCCGGCCAGTCGGTGTCCTCGGGCTGGAACGCCTCGTTCGACCAGACCGGTTCCCACGTCCGGGTGACGGCGCCCGAAGGCGCGGGACCATTGGCCGCTGACGGTGGTTCGACGGCGTCCTTCGGCTTCGTCGGCGCCAACGACGGGCCCAACCCCGACCCGGCCGCCTTCCGGCTGAACGGTGCCGTCTGCTCCGGCGGCTGA
- a CDS encoding RNA polymerase sigma factor → MSGTSDHVEDLLRTLAPQAPGVLVRRRGDFAACEDAVQEALLGAAGSWPADGVPDNPLGRLIQVATRRYTDRVRSELARRRREEAVAREPAAGAAVGQDDSLTLLFMCCHPALTPASATALCLRAVGGLTTAEIAGAYLVPEATMAQRISRAKQRLKASGASFDVPGPGTEGWESRFGSVLRVLYLMFNEGYAVTRGPVLHRADLAAEAIRLTRGVHRALPKEGEATSLLALMLLTEARRPARTGPDGELVPLAEQDRTRWDRRLIGQGAALLASTLGGGRPGEYRIQAAIAALHDDAARAEDTDWPQIGDGPVEGDHGVGRPRHLVEQTVQCGRS, encoded by the coding sequence GTGAGCGGCACATCCGACCACGTCGAGGACCTGTTGCGCACGCTCGCGCCGCAGGCCCCCGGCGTGCTGGTGCGGCGCCGCGGGGACTTCGCGGCGTGCGAGGACGCCGTGCAGGAGGCCCTCCTCGGCGCGGCCGGCTCGTGGCCGGCCGACGGGGTGCCCGACAACCCGCTCGGCCGGCTGATCCAGGTCGCGACGCGCCGGTACACAGACCGTGTACGGAGCGAACTCGCGCGCCGGCGCCGGGAGGAGGCGGTCGCACGGGAACCGGCCGCCGGGGCTGCCGTCGGGCAGGACGACTCGTTGACGCTGCTGTTCATGTGCTGCCACCCCGCGCTCACCCCGGCATCGGCCACCGCCCTGTGCCTGCGGGCGGTCGGTGGACTGACCACCGCCGAGATCGCCGGTGCGTATCTCGTGCCCGAGGCGACCATGGCGCAGCGCATCAGCCGTGCCAAGCAGCGGCTCAAGGCCTCGGGCGCCTCCTTCGACGTACCCGGACCGGGTACGGAGGGCTGGGAGTCACGGTTCGGCTCGGTGCTGCGGGTGCTGTACCTGATGTTCAACGAGGGGTACGCGGTCACCCGGGGGCCGGTGCTGCACCGGGCGGATCTGGCGGCCGAGGCGATCCGGCTCACCCGGGGCGTGCACCGTGCCCTGCCCAAGGAAGGTGAGGCGACTTCGCTGCTGGCGCTCATGCTGCTCACCGAGGCCCGCCGCCCCGCCCGCACCGGCCCCGACGGCGAGCTGGTCCCGCTGGCCGAGCAGGACCGCACCCGCTGGGACCGCCGGCTCATCGGTCAGGGGGCCGCGCTGCTCGCGAGCACACTGGGCGGCGGTCGTCCGGGCGAGTACCGGATCCAGGCGGCCATCGCGGCGCTGCATGACGACGCGGCACGCGCCGAGGACACGGACTGGCCGCAGATCGGCGACGGCCCGGTTGAGGGTGACCACGGGGTTGGCCGCCCCCGCCACCTGGTCGAGCAAACCGTACAGTGCGGGAGATCCTGA
- a CDS encoding YciI family protein, with translation MDTWQPGDIAAHFDYYALLTEELTESGEMIQFMALADPRLARTGRADGIAPAVVTDGPFAESKEVLAGLNVFDVESEERALEIAARISAVPGPGGVPTRQPVEVRQVMADEHGEL, from the coding sequence ATGGACACCTGGCAGCCGGGTGACATCGCGGCGCACTTCGACTACTACGCCCTGCTGACCGAGGAGTTGACCGAGAGCGGCGAGATGATCCAGTTCATGGCGCTGGCCGATCCCCGGCTGGCCCGCACGGGCCGCGCGGACGGGATCGCTCCGGCGGTGGTGACCGACGGGCCGTTCGCCGAGTCCAAGGAGGTCCTCGCCGGCCTCAACGTCTTCGATGTGGAGTCGGAGGAACGGGCTCTGGAGATCGCCGCCCGGATCTCCGCCGTCCCCGGCCCCGGTGGAGTGCCCACCCGGCAGCCGGTCGAGGTGCGGCAGGTCATGGCCGACGAGCACGGCGAGCTGTGA
- a CDS encoding M15 family metallopeptidase — MTEIVLMSDAQVAAIPVRECGEPLVDVRTEGSLLVDRRKQDPADTFAHLREGVADRLLEAQATLPRGLRLLFVEGYRPPALQRRYFEEYAGRLRADNPGWSAERVHTAASRYVSPPEIAPHSAGAAVDLTLADADGRELDLGTRMNADPEESEGACYTDAFNISEDARANREILGSVLTRAGLVNYPTEWWHWSFGDRYWALTTGQAAARYGAEETGPLH; from the coding sequence ATGACTGAGATCGTGCTGATGTCGGATGCCCAGGTCGCCGCGATACCCGTACGCGAGTGCGGCGAGCCTCTCGTGGATGTGCGCACCGAAGGCTCGCTGCTCGTCGACCGGCGGAAACAGGACCCCGCCGATACCTTCGCCCACCTGCGCGAAGGGGTGGCCGACCGGCTCCTCGAAGCCCAGGCGACGCTTCCGCGAGGACTGCGGCTGCTGTTCGTGGAGGGGTACCGGCCGCCCGCGCTCCAGCGCCGGTACTTCGAGGAGTACGCCGGCCGGCTCCGCGCCGACAACCCCGGGTGGAGCGCCGAGCGGGTCCACACGGCGGCGAGCCGCTACGTCTCCCCTCCCGAGATCGCCCCGCACAGTGCCGGTGCGGCCGTCGACCTCACCCTGGCCGATGCCGATGGACGTGAACTCGACCTCGGCACCCGCATGAACGCGGACCCGGAGGAGAGCGAGGGCGCCTGCTACACCGATGCCTTCAACATCAGCGAGGACGCCCGCGCGAACCGGGAGATCCTCGGCTCGGTGCTCACCCGCGCCGGGCTGGTGAACTACCCGACGGAATGGTGGCACTGGTCCTTCGGTGACCGGTACTGGGCCCTGACCACCGGTCAGGCCGCCGCCCGCTACGGCGCCGAGGAGACCGGCCCACTCCACTGA
- a CDS encoding helix-turn-helix domain-containing protein: MSEETEALAKALIALRAAEGISEGDLARRTGLSRATIRFHESERGQLPLPFAARRFEEVLGWAPGSIPTASRETRDLELPPYPGTVEGHAVRP, translated from the coding sequence ATGAGCGAAGAGACCGAGGCGCTGGCGAAAGCCCTCATCGCACTCCGTGCGGCCGAGGGCATCTCCGAGGGAGATCTGGCGCGTCGTACGGGGTTGAGCCGGGCGACGATCAGGTTCCACGAGAGCGAGCGCGGACAACTGCCCCTTCCCTTCGCCGCCCGCCGCTTCGAGGAAGTCCTCGGCTGGGCACCGGGCAGCATCCCGACCGCGTCGCGCGAGACGAGGGATCTCGAACTTCCGCCGTACCCCGGTACCGTCGAGGGGCACGCCGTAAGGCCCTGA
- a CDS encoding WHG domain-containing protein, protein MGRPRTNDEAVKERLVECATEMLATRPRESVTVRAVAAAADASTTAVYSLFGGKDGLIRAVRDRAVTGLFQDLSAVQTSADPLADLYALAVAYRRWGCGHSHLYTVLFGGVQSFDPSGEAGAGDPVRPLLAAIDRALTASVLAGDATAIALSVWATLHGLVALELAGALDAATAGAAFRTTVHAMLRAWTTPEVFGGLRRAELGQ, encoded by the coding sequence GTGGGTAGGCCGAGAACGAATGACGAAGCCGTCAAAGAGCGGCTGGTGGAGTGCGCGACCGAGATGCTCGCCACACGTCCGCGCGAGTCGGTCACGGTCCGCGCCGTGGCCGCCGCCGCCGACGCGTCGACGACGGCGGTGTACTCCTTGTTCGGCGGTAAGGACGGGCTGATCAGGGCGGTGCGCGACCGAGCCGTCACCGGCCTGTTCCAGGATCTGTCGGCGGTACAAACCTCGGCGGACCCTCTCGCCGACCTCTACGCGCTGGCCGTCGCCTACCGTCGCTGGGGGTGCGGACACAGCCACCTGTACACGGTGCTCTTCGGTGGGGTGCAGTCCTTCGACCCGTCGGGCGAGGCCGGTGCCGGCGACCCGGTCCGCCCGCTCCTCGCGGCGATCGACCGCGCCCTCACGGCGTCCGTCCTCGCCGGCGACGCGACGGCCATCGCCCTGTCGGTCTGGGCCACCCTGCACGGACTTGTCGCCCTCGAACTGGCCGGGGCCCTCGACGCCGCCACCGCCGGGGCCGCGTTCCGCACGACGGTGCACGCCATGCTGCGCGCGTGGACGACCCCGGAGGTGTTCGGCGGCCTTCGCCGGGCCGAACTCGGTCAGTGA
- a CDS encoding alpha/beta hydrolase, which translates to MPTFAMPASVIRSVRFTGRLLLALVAVAALLIVFLASIALTDGAGSGVAAWLTTLGAGTALALWWGRRRPWPARLVPFLPVVVAAALTATVCFPAVPTARRYPPALPFVATQHWTLTTGSRVAVYHYPPAHPGTRRPHPLVYLNGGPVRGISVLDHRFLRLLAREGYDVYAYEQAGGGRSDLLPMSQYTISRSVRDLAAFTDRLNKGKADVLGFSSGGAVLTRALADPDVAARLHRAVIAEPGPMDGPTAHLAGHKGRTSARGLAPDPAGPRSTHVPRYAVAFGLMRLGLLSPDTGLIGQAEGVNAFTAADLGSDTASAYCARDAHRIPAEDTPRNFSFSPAASLRIQQTVKDSPSIAARLRSSRTPAMLMIAECSSQIRQWETAVLANDPAIRRTQYMPGVGHHMWNGLDDNNDRAAAVITAFLEGRPAPLPDYPARDDIPAFLHDRK; encoded by the coding sequence ATGCCCACGTTTGCCATGCCCGCGTCCGTCATACGTTCCGTCCGTTTCACCGGACGCCTCCTGCTGGCCCTGGTCGCCGTCGCGGCGCTGCTCATCGTCTTTCTCGCGTCGATCGCCCTCACGGACGGGGCGGGTTCGGGGGTCGCCGCGTGGCTGACGACCCTCGGGGCCGGGACGGCTCTCGCCCTGTGGTGGGGCCGGCGCCGCCCCTGGCCGGCGCGGCTCGTTCCGTTCCTGCCGGTGGTCGTCGCCGCGGCGCTGACGGCGACGGTCTGCTTCCCGGCCGTGCCGACGGCCCGGCGGTACCCGCCGGCCCTGCCCTTCGTGGCCACGCAGCACTGGACGCTGACCACAGGGAGCCGGGTGGCGGTCTACCACTATCCGCCGGCGCACCCCGGCACCCGCCGCCCGCACCCGCTGGTGTACCTCAACGGCGGACCGGTCCGTGGCATCTCGGTGCTCGACCACCGGTTCCTGCGCCTTCTGGCCCGCGAGGGCTACGACGTCTACGCCTACGAACAGGCCGGCGGCGGACGGAGCGACCTGCTCCCCATGAGCCAGTACACGATCTCCCGGTCGGTCCGCGACCTCGCCGCCTTCACCGACCGTCTGAACAAGGGCAAGGCCGACGTCCTCGGCTTCTCCTCGGGCGGGGCCGTGCTCACCCGGGCCCTGGCCGATCCGGACGTCGCCGCCCGCCTGCACCGGGCGGTCATCGCCGAGCCCGGCCCCATGGACGGCCCCACCGCGCACCTCGCCGGGCACAAGGGCCGAACCTCCGCACGCGGCCTCGCGCCGGACCCGGCCGGGCCTCGGTCGACCCACGTCCCCCGCTACGCCGTGGCCTTCGGCCTCATGCGGCTCGGACTCCTCAGCCCCGACACCGGTCTGATCGGACAGGCCGAAGGCGTCAACGCGTTCACCGCCGCGGACCTCGGCAGCGACACCGCCTCCGCGTACTGCGCGCGCGACGCGCACCGCATCCCCGCGGAGGACACCCCGCGGAACTTCTCCTTCAGCCCCGCCGCCAGCCTCCGTATCCAGCAGACCGTCAAGGACTCGCCCTCCATCGCCGCGCGACTGCGGAGCTCCCGCACCCCCGCGATGCTGATGATCGCCGAGTGCTCCTCCCAGATCCGCCAGTGGGAGACCGCCGTCCTCGCCAACGACCCCGCGATCCGGCGCACTCAGTACATGCCCGGAGTCGGACACCACATGTGGAACGGCCTTGACGACAACAACGACCGGGCCGCCGCCGTGATCACCGCGTTCCTTGAGGGCAGGCCGGCACCCCTGCCGGACTACCCGGCCCGCGACGACATCCCCGCCTTCCTGCACGACCGGAAATGA
- the trpS gene encoding tryptophan--tRNA ligase: protein MNTISQPTSPSPDAPAVEPSADALGTTAAQARSAVLEKQILKDPGRFRVLTGDRPTGRLHLGHYFGTLHNRVRLQNLGVDMFVIIADYQVLTDRDVADNLTGHVEELVLDYLAIGVDPARSTIFTHSAVPALNQLLLPFLSLVSVAELNRNPTVKDEIAHSRQSSVSGLMFTYPAHQAADILFCRANLVPVGQDQLPHLELTRTIARRFNDRYGAGGAVFPEPEALLSPAPLLLGTDGTKMSKSRGNAIGLAADADETARLIKGAKTDSERHITFDPAGRPEVSSLLLLAALCQDRTPQQLADDIGSAGAAALKRTVTEAVNEYLAPIRARRTEYARDRAHLRRTLREGNERARAVADTTLAEVRAAMNSHY, encoded by the coding sequence ATGAACACCATCTCTCAGCCGACGAGCCCGAGCCCCGACGCCCCTGCCGTCGAACCGTCGGCCGATGCACTCGGAACAACCGCCGCGCAGGCGCGCAGCGCGGTGCTGGAGAAGCAGATCCTCAAAGATCCCGGGCGGTTCCGCGTACTGACCGGGGACCGTCCCACCGGACGCCTCCATCTGGGCCACTACTTCGGCACCCTGCACAACCGGGTTCGCCTGCAGAACCTCGGGGTGGACATGTTCGTGATCATCGCGGACTACCAGGTCCTGACCGACCGCGATGTGGCGGACAACCTGACCGGGCATGTCGAGGAGCTGGTCCTGGACTACCTCGCCATCGGAGTGGACCCCGCGCGCAGCACGATCTTCACGCACAGCGCCGTCCCCGCCCTCAACCAGCTTCTGCTGCCCTTCCTGAGCCTCGTCTCCGTCGCCGAACTGAACCGCAATCCCACGGTGAAGGACGAGATCGCCCACTCACGGCAGTCCTCCGTCAGCGGTCTGATGTTCACCTACCCGGCCCACCAGGCCGCCGACATCCTCTTCTGCCGGGCCAACCTGGTCCCGGTCGGACAGGACCAGCTCCCCCATCTGGAACTCACCCGCACCATCGCCCGCCGCTTCAACGACCGCTACGGCGCCGGTGGCGCCGTGTTCCCGGAGCCCGAGGCCCTGCTGTCACCCGCACCGCTGCTCCTGGGCACGGACGGCACGAAGATGAGCAAGAGCCGCGGCAACGCCATCGGTCTGGCTGCCGACGCCGACGAGACGGCACGGCTGATCAAGGGAGCCAAGACCGACTCGGAGCGCCACATCACCTTCGACCCGGCAGGCCGCCCCGAGGTCTCCTCGCTCCTCCTCCTGGCCGCTCTCTGCCAGGACCGCACCCCCCAGCAACTGGCCGACGACATCGGCTCCGCGGGAGCCGCGGCGCTCAAACGGACCGTCACAGAGGCGGTCAACGAGTATCTGGCCCCGATCCGGGCACGCCGCACCGAGTACGCCCGCGACCGCGCACACCTCCGCCGGACACTGCGGGAGGGGAACGAGCGGGCGAGAGCTGTCGCCGACACCACCCTTGCCGAGGTGCGGGCCGCGATGAACAGCCACTACTGA
- a CDS encoding maleylpyruvate isomerase N-terminal domain-containing protein: MGTVTTFDPVTEHERTRAALAAAASRLVALLRAVPDQDARSGVPEWTVGDVGAHLASVYLAYTALVSPDDAVEWDDVLPSGEGTFVERITAMNSRSVTLFGREERAKVPDFVAERGETFLRVTEGLPPDTPVSAPWYGEVPFTLATVTGLLLSETLVHGLDVARGARLPWSIGDDEAGLVLGQSMPTMMTAALDPVESRGVHIAFDLAVKGGPRLAVVVDDGTVTVTRDAPPRAYDCRIVAAPATFLLVSFRRTPIWKAVASGRMRAGGRKPWLAVRLGRLVAGP; encoded by the coding sequence ATGGGCACCGTCACGACGTTCGATCCCGTCACCGAGCACGAGAGGACCCGCGCTGCGCTGGCCGCCGCGGCTTCACGTCTGGTCGCGCTGCTGCGCGCCGTGCCCGACCAGGACGCAAGGTCGGGTGTCCCCGAGTGGACGGTCGGCGACGTCGGTGCGCACCTGGCGTCTGTGTACCTCGCGTACACCGCCCTCGTCTCGCCCGACGACGCGGTGGAGTGGGACGACGTCCTGCCGTCCGGCGAGGGCACGTTCGTCGAGCGGATCACCGCGATGAACAGCCGCTCCGTCACCCTGTTCGGGCGTGAGGAACGTGCGAAGGTGCCCGACTTCGTCGCTGAGCGGGGCGAGACGTTCCTGCGCGTCACCGAGGGCCTTCCCCCGGACACCCCCGTCTCCGCGCCCTGGTACGGCGAGGTGCCGTTCACCCTGGCGACGGTGACCGGACTGCTGCTCAGCGAGACTCTCGTCCACGGTCTGGACGTCGCGCGCGGTGCCCGCCTCCCGTGGTCGATCGGCGACGACGAGGCCGGCCTCGTCCTGGGGCAGTCGATGCCGACGATGATGACGGCGGCCCTGGACCCGGTGGAGTCGCGGGGCGTGCATATCGCATTCGACCTCGCGGTCAAGGGCGGCCCACGCCTCGCGGTCGTCGTCGACGACGGAACGGTGACGGTGACCCGCGACGCCCCGCCGCGCGCCTACGACTGCCGGATCGTCGCGGCACCGGCCACCTTCCTCCTGGTCTCCTTCCGACGTACGCCGATCTGGAAGGCGGTCGCGAGCGGCCGGATGCGGGCCGGCGGTCGCAAGCCGTGGCTGGCCGTGCGGCTCGGCCGGCTCGTCGCCGGCCCCTGA